In one Aquabacterium sp. OR-4 genomic region, the following are encoded:
- the pntB gene encoding Re/Si-specific NAD(P)(+) transhydrogenase subunit beta codes for MTSSLATVSYIGATILFILSLGGLANPETARRGNLFGMIGMTVAVLATVLGPRVTPAGIPYIVGALVIGGAIGVIAAKKVQMTQMPELVALMHSLVGLAACLVGFASYVDTSTVFPTPAEKAIHEVEIYIGILIGAVTFSGSIVAFGKLSGKIGGKPLLLPGRHLLNLAGLLVVIWFGVRFLQVHDIQAGMTPLLVMTVISLLFGIHMVMAIGGADMPVVVSMLNSYSGWAAAATGFMLSNDLLIVVGALVGSSGAILSYIMCRAMNRNFLSVIAGGFGGGAPAPKAAGGAAAEPQGEVTPVSAVETAELLREAKSVIIVPGYGMAVAQAQHTVYEITRLLRDKGVSVRFGIHPVAGRMPGHMNVLLAEAKVPYDIVLEMDEINDDFPATDVTMVIGANDIVNPAAQDDPSSPIAGMPVLEVWKAKTSIVMKRSMASGYAGVDNPLFYKENNRMLFGDAKKMLDEVLGALKA; via the coding sequence ATGACCTCGAGCCTGGCCACCGTGTCGTACATCGGCGCCACCATCCTCTTCATCCTCAGCCTGGGCGGGCTGGCCAACCCCGAGACCGCCCGCCGCGGCAACCTGTTCGGCATGATCGGCATGACCGTGGCCGTGCTGGCCACCGTGCTGGGCCCGCGGGTCACGCCGGCGGGCATTCCGTACATCGTGGGCGCCCTGGTCATCGGCGGCGCCATCGGCGTCATCGCCGCCAAGAAGGTGCAGATGACCCAGATGCCCGAGCTGGTGGCGCTGATGCACAGCCTGGTCGGCCTGGCCGCCTGCCTGGTGGGCTTTGCCAGCTATGTGGACACCTCCACGGTGTTTCCCACGCCGGCCGAAAAGGCCATCCACGAGGTCGAGATCTACATCGGCATCCTGATCGGCGCGGTCACCTTCAGCGGCTCGATCGTGGCCTTCGGCAAGCTCAGCGGCAAGATCGGCGGCAAGCCGCTGCTGCTGCCCGGGCGGCACCTGCTCAACCTGGCGGGCCTGCTGGTGGTGATCTGGTTCGGCGTGCGCTTCCTGCAGGTGCACGACATCCAGGCCGGCATGACGCCGCTGCTGGTGATGACCGTGATCTCGCTGCTGTTCGGCATCCACATGGTGATGGCCATCGGCGGCGCCGACATGCCGGTGGTGGTGTCGATGCTCAACAGCTACTCGGGCTGGGCCGCGGCGGCCACCGGCTTCATGCTCAGCAACGATTTGCTGATCGTGGTGGGCGCGCTGGTGGGCAGCTCGGGCGCCATCCTCAGCTACATCATGTGCCGGGCGATGAACCGCAACTTCCTCAGCGTGATCGCCGGCGGCTTTGGCGGTGGCGCACCGGCGCCCAAGGCCGCGGGCGGTGCGGCCGCCGAGCCGCAGGGCGAGGTCACGCCGGTGAGCGCGGTGGAAACCGCCGAGCTGCTGCGCGAGGCCAAGAGCGTGATCATCGTGCCCGGCTACGGCATGGCCGTGGCCCAGGCCCAGCACACGGTGTACGAGATCACCAGGCTGCTGCGCGACAAGGGCGTCAGCGTGCGCTTCGGCATCCACCCGGTGGCCGGCCGCATGCCCGGCCACATGAACGTGCTGCTGGCCGAGGCCAAGGTACCCTACGACATCGTGCTCGAGATGGACGAGATCAACGACGACTTCCCGGCCACCGACGTGACCATGGTCATCGGCGCCAACGACATCGTCAACCCGGCCGCGCAAGACGACCCCAGCAGCCCGATCGCCGGCATGCCGGTGCTCGAGGTGTGGAAGGCCAAGACCAGCATCGTCATGAAGCGCAGCATGGCCAGCGGCTATGCCGGCGTGGACAACCCGCTGTTCTACAAAGAGAACAACCGCATGCTCTTCGGCGATGCCAAGAAGATGCTGGACGAGGTGCTGGGGGCGTTGAAGGCCTGA
- a CDS encoding Re/Si-specific NAD(P)(+) transhydrogenase subunit alpha — translation MALLIGVPKETAAGEKRVATVPEVVEKLIKLGFRVAVQSGAGEAANFADDTYRAAGAEVLPDAATLLAQADVVFKVRVPTPDEVAQLREGSTLIGFVWPAQNPELMQQLQARKLTVLAIDCLPRQLSRAQKMDALTSMAGVSGYRAVVEAANAFGRFFNGQVTAAGKIPPAKVFIAGAGVAGLAAIGTAANLGAIVRANDTRAEVADQVVSLGGEFVKVDYEEEGSGGGGYAKVMSEGFQAAQRAMYAQQARECDIIITTALIPGKPAPKLITAAMVESMKPGSVIVDMAAEQGGNCELTVPGEAVVRHGVTIVGYTDLASRLAKQSSTLYSNNLLRLTEELCKAKDGQLNVNFDDDAIRGLTVVKAGELSWPAPPLKLPAPPAKKPAAAVPEAKKGHGHGPGEPMSGKSLATVFGIGAVLFALVGLYAPASFLSHFTVFVLACFIGYMVVWNVTPSLHTPLMSVTNAISSIIAIGALVQVAPPLSGGVTDRPNALILGLAVFALALTAVNMFGGFAVTRRMLAMFRK, via the coding sequence ATGGCTTTGTTGATTGGCGTGCCGAAGGAGACGGCGGCAGGCGAAAAACGCGTGGCCACCGTGCCCGAGGTGGTGGAAAAGCTCATCAAGCTGGGTTTCCGGGTGGCGGTGCAAAGCGGCGCGGGTGAAGCCGCCAATTTTGCCGACGACACCTACCGCGCCGCCGGCGCCGAGGTGCTGCCCGACGCCGCCACGCTGCTGGCGCAGGCCGACGTGGTGTTCAAGGTGCGTGTGCCCACGCCGGACGAAGTGGCCCAGCTGCGCGAGGGCAGCACGCTGATCGGTTTTGTGTGGCCGGCGCAGAACCCCGAGCTGATGCAGCAGCTGCAGGCGCGCAAGCTCACCGTGCTGGCCATCGACTGCCTGCCGCGCCAGCTGAGCCGTGCGCAGAAGATGGACGCCCTCACCTCGATGGCCGGCGTCAGCGGCTACCGCGCGGTGGTCGAGGCGGCCAATGCCTTCGGCCGCTTCTTCAACGGTCAGGTCACGGCCGCGGGCAAGATCCCGCCGGCCAAGGTGTTCATCGCCGGCGCCGGTGTGGCCGGCCTGGCGGCCATCGGCACCGCGGCCAATCTCGGCGCCATCGTGCGCGCCAACGACACCCGCGCCGAGGTGGCCGACCAGGTGGTCTCGCTGGGCGGCGAGTTCGTCAAGGTCGACTACGAAGAAGAAGGCTCGGGCGGCGGCGGTTATGCCAAGGTGATGAGCGAAGGCTTCCAGGCCGCCCAGCGCGCGATGTACGCGCAGCAGGCCAGGGAGTGCGACATCATCATCACCACCGCGCTGATCCCGGGCAAGCCGGCGCCCAAGCTGATCACCGCGGCGATGGTCGAGTCGATGAAGCCCGGCAGCGTGATCGTCGACATGGCTGCCGAGCAGGGCGGCAACTGCGAGCTCACCGTGCCCGGCGAGGCAGTGGTGCGCCACGGCGTCACCATCGTCGGCTACACCGACCTGGCCAGCCGCCTGGCCAAGCAGAGCAGCACGCTGTACTCCAACAACCTGCTGCGCCTGACCGAGGAGCTGTGCAAGGCCAAAGACGGCCAGCTCAACGTCAACTTCGACGACGACGCGATCCGCGGCCTCACCGTGGTCAAGGCCGGCGAGCTGAGCTGGCCCGCGCCGCCGCTCAAGCTGCCCGCGCCGCCGGCCAAGAAGCCGGCTGCCGCCGTGCCCGAGGCCAAGAAGGGCCATGGCCATGGCCCGGGCGAGCCGATGTCGGGCAAGAGCCTGGCCACGGTGTTCGGCATCGGCGCGGTGCTGTTCGCGCTGGTGGGCCTGTACGCGCCGGCCAGCTTCCTGAGCCACTTCACGGTGTTCGTGCTGGCCTGCTTCATCGGCTACATGGTGGTGTGGAACGTCACGCCCAGCCTGCACACGCCGCTGATGAGCGTGACCAACGCCATCAGCTCGATCATCGCCATCGGTGCGCTGGTGCAGGTGGCGCCGCCGCTCAGCGGCGGGGTGACCGATCGGCCCAATGCGCTGATCCTGGGCCTGGCGGTGTTTGCGTTGGCGCTCACCGCCGTCAACATGTTCGGCGGCTTCGCGGTCACGCGGCGCATGCTGGCGATGTTCCGCAAGTGA
- a CDS encoding NUDIX hydrolase produces the protein MTRWKPSVTVAAIVARTDADGPRYLLVEENTPEGLRLNNPAGHLDPGESPQQAAMRECLEETACAFVPQALLGVYLSRFQRPGRVVDGQAQAADDITFVRFAYCGSVGAPEPGRALDAPIVRTLWLTPDEVRASAARHRSPLVLQCIEDHLAGRRLPLDAVTVHASVWQV, from the coding sequence ATGACGCGATGGAAGCCCAGCGTCACCGTGGCCGCCATCGTGGCGCGCACCGATGCCGACGGCCCGCGCTACCTGCTGGTGGAGGAAAACACGCCCGAAGGCCTGCGCCTGAACAACCCGGCCGGCCATCTGGACCCCGGTGAATCTCCGCAGCAGGCGGCCATGCGCGAGTGCCTGGAAGAGACAGCCTGTGCCTTCGTGCCACAGGCCTTGCTGGGGGTGTACCTGTCGCGCTTCCAGCGCCCCGGCCGGGTGGTTGATGGCCAGGCGCAGGCGGCCGACGACATCACCTTCGTGCGCTTTGCCTACTGCGGCAGCGTGGGCGCGCCCGAGCCCGGGCGCGCGCTGGATGCGCCGATCGTGCGCACGCTGTGGCTCACGCCCGACGAGGTGCGCGCCAGCGCGGCGCGTCACCGCAGCCCGCTGGTGCTGCAATGCATCGAGGATCACCTGGCCGGGCGCCGCCTGCCGCTGGACGCGGTGACGGTGCACGCCTCGGTGTGGCAGGTTTAG
- a CDS encoding esterase-like activity of phytase family protein, whose translation MSISRSLNLLALAATLALPAAAADLQLRLIGATSVATGTLFQGVEFGGISGIDRAADGRYWAISDDRGGERGTPRFYSLSLNYDASGFAASNAVVIHSQTLMQRPDGSSFPAQARTVDPEGIRVAPNGNLYWSSEGNWNANPASRYQPFVREMTTDGAFVREFATPTIYNYLDNSSSGGRSNKLFEALAVTPGGTLYTANEDALIQDGNITTLGAGSVVRLTALDPVTGQAGAQYAYQLPAIPVAGNTLHDNGLPELLALDETRFIAVERAWAQNVGNTIRLVLTTITPQTTDVSGLASLVGASYTPMSRELLLEMPLSYQGVTLDNIEAISWGHTLANGHRSLVLAADNNFAGNQVTQFIALEVSAVPEPGSCALMAGGLALLGALARRRPAP comes from the coding sequence ATGTCGATCTCGCGCTCCCTGAACCTGCTGGCCCTGGCCGCCACGCTGGCCCTGCCGGCCGCGGCCGCCGACCTTCAACTGCGCCTGATCGGCGCCACCTCGGTGGCCACCGGCACGCTCTTCCAGGGGGTGGAGTTCGGCGGCATCTCGGGCATAGACCGCGCGGCCGACGGCCGTTACTGGGCGATCTCGGACGACCGCGGCGGCGAGCGCGGCACGCCGCGCTTCTACAGCCTGAGCCTGAACTACGACGCCAGCGGCTTTGCCGCCAGCAACGCCGTGGTGATCCACAGCCAGACGCTGATGCAGCGCCCCGACGGCAGCAGCTTTCCGGCCCAGGCGCGCACGGTCGACCCCGAGGGCATCCGCGTGGCGCCCAACGGCAACCTGTACTGGTCGAGCGAGGGCAACTGGAACGCCAACCCGGCCAGCCGCTACCAGCCCTTCGTGCGCGAGATGACGACCGACGGCGCCTTCGTGCGCGAGTTCGCCACGCCCACGATCTACAACTACCTCGACAACAGCAGCAGCGGCGGGCGCAGCAACAAGCTGTTCGAGGCGCTCGCCGTCACGCCCGGCGGCACGCTCTACACCGCCAACGAAGACGCGCTGATCCAGGACGGCAACATCACCACGCTGGGTGCCGGCAGCGTGGTGCGCCTGACCGCGCTCGATCCCGTCACCGGCCAGGCCGGTGCGCAATACGCCTACCAGCTGCCGGCCATTCCGGTGGCCGGCAACACGCTGCACGACAACGGCCTGCCCGAGCTGCTGGCGCTGGACGAAACCCGCTTCATCGCGGTGGAGCGCGCCTGGGCGCAGAACGTGGGCAACACCATCCGCCTGGTGCTGACCACGATCACGCCGCAGACCACCGATGTCAGCGGCCTGGCCAGCCTGGTGGGGGCCAGCTACACGCCGATGAGCCGCGAGCTGCTGCTCGAGATGCCGCTGAGCTACCAGGGCGTGACGCTGGACAACATCGAGGCCATCAGCTGGGGCCACACTCTGGCCAACGGCCACCGCAGCCTGGTGCTGGCCGCCGACAACAACTTTGCCGGCAACCAGGTCACCCAGTTCATTGCGCTGGAGGTCTCGGCCGTGCCCGAGCCCGGCAGCTGCGCGCTGATGGCCGGCGGCCTGGCCCTGCTGGGCGCGCTGGCGCGCCGCCGCCCGGCGCCCTGA
- a CDS encoding esterase-like activity of phytase family protein — MIHRHTPRAALRAMAAAIASLGLLAAAGAQAAPAAPAVNTLSGWARLPAFTFSDGPTSGQFAFSNAASPANNPPYVNLQPVQGFSGVLQGANGSYQMLVDNGFGSKANSADALLRMYAVQVDWAAHTVSAADFNTGAVLGGFSAASRITLSDPDHKLGFGIVADGLNYPGLTTQGVTGATVAVDASIKAGRLLTGGDLDLESVRRDRNGNLWFGEEFGPFLVKTDASGVVQKLIQTPNVLGLGSNPFVQSPSSPLITGATNLPGSGGFEGMAMNASGTMLYTLLERPLTTDTDQKRLLVQEFSLGSESYTGNWFGYKLDAAGTNIGDMTAIDDHRFLVIERNGGTATNGTTPFKKIFLIDSSIKDADGFAKKTELVDLMAIADPDDLNGDGSTTFTFPYVTIEDVLILDANTLLVVNDNNFPGGGGRALTSDNTEFLKITLAAPIPEPGSWALMAGGLALLGALARRRRA, encoded by the coding sequence ATGATTCACCGCCACACCCCCCGCGCCGCGCTGCGCGCCATGGCCGCCGCCATCGCCAGCCTGGGCCTGCTGGCCGCCGCCGGCGCCCAGGCCGCGCCGGCCGCCCCGGCCGTCAACACGCTGAGCGGCTGGGCCCGGCTGCCGGCGTTCACCTTCTCCGACGGCCCCACCTCGGGCCAGTTCGCGTTCAGCAACGCCGCCAGCCCGGCCAACAACCCGCCCTACGTCAACCTGCAGCCGGTGCAGGGCTTCTCGGGCGTGCTGCAGGGCGCCAACGGCAGCTACCAGATGCTGGTGGACAACGGTTTCGGCAGCAAGGCCAACTCGGCCGACGCACTGCTGCGCATGTATGCGGTGCAGGTGGACTGGGCGGCGCACACGGTCAGCGCGGCCGATTTCAATACCGGCGCCGTGCTGGGTGGTTTCAGCGCCGCCTCGCGCATCACGCTGAGCGATCCGGACCACAAGCTGGGCTTCGGCATCGTGGCCGATGGCCTGAACTACCCCGGCCTCACCACGCAAGGCGTGACGGGTGCCACCGTGGCGGTGGACGCCTCGATCAAGGCCGGCCGCCTGCTCACCGGCGGCGACCTCGACCTCGAATCGGTGCGCCGTGACCGCAATGGCAACCTGTGGTTCGGCGAGGAGTTCGGCCCCTTCCTGGTGAAGACCGACGCCAGCGGCGTGGTGCAGAAGCTGATCCAGACGCCCAATGTGCTGGGCCTGGGCAGCAACCCCTTCGTGCAGTCGCCCTCGAGCCCGCTGATCACCGGCGCCACCAACCTGCCCGGCTCGGGCGGCTTTGAAGGCATGGCCATGAATGCCAGCGGCACCATGCTCTACACCCTGCTGGAACGCCCGCTGACCACCGACACCGACCAGAAACGCCTGCTGGTGCAGGAGTTCAGCCTGGGCAGCGAAAGCTACACCGGCAACTGGTTCGGCTACAAGCTCGATGCCGCCGGCACCAACATCGGCGACATGACGGCCATCGACGACCACCGCTTCCTGGTGATCGAGCGCAATGGCGGCACCGCCACCAACGGCACCACGCCGTTCAAGAAGATCTTCCTGATCGACAGCAGCATCAAGGACGCCGACGGCTTCGCCAAGAAGACCGAGCTGGTCGACCTGATGGCCATCGCCGACCCCGACGACCTGAACGGCGACGGCAGCACCACGTTCACCTTCCCCTACGTGACCATCGAGGACGTGCTGATCCTCGACGCCAACACCCTGCTGGTGGTCAATGACAACAACTTCCCCGGTGGCGGCGGCCGGGCCCTCACGTCCGACAACACCGAGTTCCTGAAGATCACGCTGGCCGCGCCCATCCCCGAGCCCGGCAGCTGGGCGCTGATGGCCGGCGGCCTGGCCCTGCTGGGCGCGCTGGCGCGCCGCCGCCGGGCCTGA
- the mnmA gene encoding tRNA 2-thiouridine(34) synthase MnmA, with translation MSRGSASLQRVVVGLSGGVDSAVTAWLLKQQGHEVVGIFMKNWEDDDDSAYCSTRQDFLDAAAVADVIGIELEHVNFAAEYKDRVFAEFLREYQAGRTPNPDVLCNAEIKFKAFLDHAMRLGAQKIATGHYARVRLNTATGRHELLKGLDPLKDQSYFLHRLNQAQLAYTWFPVGELPKTEVRRIAAEIGLPNARKKDSTGICFIGERPFREFLNRYLSHEPGDIVNERGQRIGQHVGLSFYTLGQRQGLGIGGVKEKGAERGAGEHAPWFVARKDLDRNRLVAVQGHGHAWLQSPALQFDDVAWVAGTPPADGALAAKTRYRQADAACTLQALGDGRFALAFAEPQWAVTPGQSAVLYDGEVCLGGGVIASAQALAG, from the coding sequence ATGTCCCGTGGTTCTGCGTCTCTTCAGCGCGTGGTCGTCGGCCTGTCCGGCGGCGTCGATTCGGCCGTCACCGCCTGGTTGCTCAAGCAGCAGGGCCATGAGGTGGTGGGCATCTTCATGAAGAACTGGGAAGACGACGACGACAGCGCGTACTGCTCGACGCGGCAGGATTTTCTGGATGCCGCGGCGGTGGCCGACGTGATCGGCATCGAGCTCGAACACGTGAACTTCGCCGCCGAGTACAAGGACCGCGTGTTCGCCGAGTTCCTGCGCGAGTACCAGGCCGGGCGCACGCCCAACCCCGACGTGCTGTGCAATGCCGAGATCAAGTTCAAGGCCTTTCTCGACCACGCCATGCGCCTGGGCGCGCAAAAGATCGCCACCGGGCATTACGCACGGGTGCGGCTGAACACGGCAACCGGCCGGCACGAGCTGCTCAAGGGCCTGGACCCGCTGAAGGACCAGAGCTACTTCCTGCACCGCCTGAACCAGGCGCAGCTGGCCTACACCTGGTTCCCGGTGGGCGAGCTGCCCAAGACCGAAGTGCGGCGCATCGCCGCCGAGATCGGCCTGCCCAACGCCAGGAAGAAGGATTCGACCGGCATCTGCTTCATTGGCGAGCGGCCGTTCCGCGAGTTCCTCAACCGCTACCTGAGCCACGAACCCGGCGACATCGTCAACGAGCGCGGACAGCGCATCGGCCAGCATGTGGGCCTGAGCTTCTACACGCTGGGCCAGCGCCAGGGCCTGGGCATCGGCGGCGTGAAGGAAAAGGGCGCCGAGCGCGGCGCCGGCGAGCACGCGCCCTGGTTCGTGGCCCGCAAGGATCTGGATCGCAACCGCCTGGTGGCGGTGCAGGGCCATGGCCATGCGTGGCTGCAGTCGCCCGCGCTGCAGTTCGACGATGTGGCCTGGGTGGCCGGCACGCCGCCGGCCGATGGCGCGCTGGCCGCCAAGACCCGCTACCGCCAGGCCGATGCGGCCTGCACGCTGCAGGCCTTGGGTGACGGGCGTTTTGCGCTGGCCTTTGCCGAGCCGCAGTGGGCCGTCACGCCGGGGCAGTCGGCCGTGCTGTACGACGGCGAGGTGTGCCTGGGCGGCGGGGTCATCGCCAGCGCGCAGGCCCTGGCCGGCTGA
- a CDS encoding methylamine utilization protein produces MPTLLHPSPCLALRPALAVLAATLACGAAAASSVQVQVSDAAGKPLAGAVVFADSPAARAALKPVSGAAIVQRERQFQPQVSVVTVGTAVHFPNEDTVRHHVYSFSPVKKFEIKLYVGTPAAPVVFDKPGIAVLGCNIHDQMAAWVLVLETPYSARTGADGQATLAQLPPGSYTLRAWHPELPAGAPAAEQALNVAGTPLRAAFKLGRGL; encoded by the coding sequence ATGCCCACCCTCTTGCACCCGTCGCCATGCCTGGCCCTGCGCCCGGCCCTGGCGGTTCTGGCCGCCACGCTGGCGTGCGGCGCCGCCGCGGCCAGCAGCGTGCAGGTGCAGGTGAGCGACGCCGCGGGCAAGCCCCTGGCCGGCGCCGTGGTGTTTGCCGACTCGCCGGCCGCCCGCGCGGCGCTGAAGCCGGTCAGCGGCGCCGCGATCGTGCAGCGCGAACGGCAGTTCCAGCCCCAGGTCAGCGTGGTGACGGTGGGCACGGCGGTGCACTTTCCCAACGAGGACACGGTGCGCCACCACGTGTACTCGTTCTCGCCGGTCAAGAAGTTCGAGATCAAGCTCTATGTCGGCACACCGGCCGCGCCGGTGGTGTTCGACAAGCCCGGCATCGCGGTGCTGGGCTGCAACATCCACGACCAGATGGCCGCCTGGGTGCTGGTGCTGGAAACCCCCTACAGCGCGCGCACCGGCGCCGACGGCCAGGCCACGCTGGCCCAGTTGCCGCCCGGCAGCTACACGCTGCGCGCCTGGCACCCCGAGCTGCCGGCCGGCGCGCCGGCCGCCGAGCAGGCGCTCAACGTGGCCGGCACACCGCTGCGGGCGGCCTTCAAGCTCGGCCGGGGCCTTTGA
- a CDS encoding putative bifunctional diguanylate cyclase/phosphodiesterase, whose product MLDAPAGRQLRGDGAHPGAAAEAAGALAEAPTTPSATPPATALATATTTATAPAPAPRWLPAPLRAWWHDRGLAARLVMMTLGLLLLVQLAGFSVIHQGVQASAHRLLDERITFGTQVWQRLLDQRSATLHQGAALLAADYGFREAVASRDLATLRSALDNHRQRIGAAQAALLDTQLAVVATHDAGDAPLAAALRGLAPELVKRQGRSLVALVAGRPLQLVLVPMRAPVVVGWVAMGFPLDRALADDMHAVSGLHAGVLGQPQRGPARVLVSSLPAGLSAQPLAEQLADGDLQLGHETWLVRTVPVAAGAEGRVVLRLAGSVDAVVARFRTLQWTLALITLLGLALFGAGSHWLARRMTRPLRELAEASDALARGERDVPLAHLDRGDEIGELSRAFDHMRQSLAAQQQALRDLAFRDRLTQLPNRSALRDALQGDIGRSDPTRDGLAVVMLDLDRFKHVNDVLGYDFGDRVLCSVAERLPHLVRQGDLVARLGGDEFALLLRGAGMADAAALAQRLAVCFEQPLTLDDQTIDLSAGVGIALWPEHALDADGLLRRAEVAMYAAKRQTGGAQVYDPTVDTASAQTLSLLSELRRAVEHDELRLYLQPKIDIATGVVCGAEALVRWQHPERGLVPPLQFIPFAEQTGFIRQLTLWMVDQAAAAQAALARANVRRVSVNLSTRDLMDQELPDKLDEILRRHRAKAEGFCLEITESAIMDDPERAEATLNQLANRGYKLSIDDYGTGYSSLAYLRRLPVSELKIDKSFVMGMQRSSGDATIVRSTIDLAHNLGLTVVAEGVENEAILALLHDLRCDEGQGYHMSKPLPLPQFHDWAQRWQAVPPQLLAGADPAGALLH is encoded by the coding sequence ATGCTTGATGCGCCCGCCGGGCGCCAGCTGCGCGGCGACGGCGCGCACCCCGGTGCGGCAGCCGAAGCCGCCGGCGCCTTGGCCGAGGCGCCCACGACCCCATCGGCCACCCCGCCGGCCACGGCGCTCGCCACCGCGACAACGACCGCCACCGCGCCGGCGCCTGCGCCACGCTGGCTGCCGGCGCCGCTGCGGGCCTGGTGGCACGACCGCGGCCTGGCCGCCCGCCTGGTGATGATGACGCTGGGCCTGCTGCTGCTGGTGCAGCTGGCGGGCTTCTCGGTCATCCACCAGGGCGTGCAGGCCAGTGCCCACCGCCTGCTCGACGAACGCATCACCTTCGGCACGCAGGTCTGGCAGCGCCTGCTCGACCAGCGCTCGGCCACCTTGCACCAGGGCGCCGCGCTGCTGGCGGCCGACTACGGTTTTCGCGAGGCGGTGGCCAGCCGCGATCTGGCCACGCTGCGCTCGGCGCTCGACAACCACCGCCAGCGCATCGGCGCCGCCCAGGCCGCGCTGCTGGACACCCAGCTCGCCGTGGTGGCCACGCACGATGCCGGCGACGCGCCGCTGGCCGCCGCGCTGCGCGGCCTGGCGCCCGAGCTCGTCAAGCGCCAGGGTCGCAGCCTGGTGGCGCTGGTGGCTGGCCGGCCGCTGCAGCTGGTGCTGGTGCCGATGCGCGCGCCGGTGGTGGTGGGCTGGGTGGCGATGGGTTTTCCGCTCGACCGCGCGCTGGCCGACGACATGCATGCCGTCTCGGGCCTGCATGCCGGCGTGCTGGGCCAGCCGCAGCGTGGCCCAGCGCGCGTGCTGGTGAGCAGCCTGCCGGCCGGCCTGTCGGCCCAGCCGCTGGCCGAGCAACTGGCCGATGGCGACCTGCAGCTGGGCCACGAGACTTGGCTGGTGCGCACCGTGCCGGTGGCCGCCGGCGCCGAGGGCCGCGTGGTGCTGCGCCTGGCCGGCTCGGTGGATGCGGTGGTGGCGCGCTTTCGCACGCTGCAGTGGACGCTGGCGCTGATCACGCTGCTGGGCCTGGCGCTGTTTGGCGCTGGCAGCCACTGGCTGGCGCGGCGCATGACCCGCCCGCTGCGCGAGCTGGCCGAGGCCAGCGACGCGCTGGCGCGCGGCGAACGCGACGTGCCGCTGGCCCACCTGGATCGCGGCGACGAGATCGGCGAACTCAGCCGCGCCTTCGACCACATGCGCCAGAGCCTGGCCGCGCAGCAGCAGGCGCTGCGCGACCTGGCCTTTCGCGACCGGCTGACCCAGCTGCCCAACCGCAGCGCGCTGCGCGACGCCCTGCAGGGCGACATCGGCCGCAGCGACCCCACCCGCGACGGGCTGGCGGTGGTGATGCTCGACCTCGACCGCTTCAAGCATGTCAACGACGTGCTGGGCTACGACTTTGGCGACCGCGTGCTGTGCAGCGTGGCCGAGCGCCTGCCGCACCTGGTGCGCCAGGGCGACCTGGTGGCGCGCCTGGGCGGCGACGAGTTTGCGCTGCTGCTGCGCGGCGCCGGCATGGCCGACGCCGCCGCGCTGGCGCAGCGCCTGGCGGTGTGCTTCGAGCAGCCGCTGACGCTGGACGACCAGACCATCGATCTCTCGGCCGGCGTGGGCATTGCGCTGTGGCCCGAGCATGCGCTCGACGCCGACGGCCTGCTGCGCCGCGCCGAGGTGGCCATGTACGCCGCCAAGCGCCAGACCGGCGGCGCCCAGGTGTACGACCCCACGGTGGACACCGCCAGCGCGCAGACCCTGTCGCTGCTCAGCGAGCTGCGCCGCGCGGTCGAGCACGACGAGCTGCGCCTGTACCTGCAGCCCAAGATCGACATCGCCACCGGCGTGGTCTGCGGCGCCGAGGCCCTGGTGCGCTGGCAGCACCCCGAGCGCGGCCTGGTGCCGCCGCTGCAGTTCATCCCCTTTGCCGAGCAGACCGGCTTCATCCGCCAGCTCACGCTGTGGATGGTGGACCAGGCCGCCGCCGCGCAGGCCGCGCTGGCCCGGGCCAATGTGCGCCGCGTGTCGGTCAACCTCTCCACGCGCGACCTGATGGACCAGGAGCTGCCCGACAAGCTCGATGAGATCCTGCGCCGCCACCGCGCCAAGGCCGAGGGCTTCTGCCTCGAGATCACCGAGAGCGCGATCATGGACGACCCCGAGCGCGCCGAGGCCACCCTCAACCAGCTGGCCAACCGCGGCTACAAGCTGTCGATCGACGACTACGGCACCGGCTACTCGTCGCTGGCCTACCTGCGCCGCCTGCCGGTCAGCGAGCTGAAGATCGACAAGAGCTTCGTGATGGGCATGCAGCGCAGCAGCGGCGACGCGACCATCGTGCGCTCGACCATCGACCTGGCCCACAACCTGGGCCTGACCGTGGTGGCCGAGGGCGTGGAGAACGAGGCCATCCTGGCCCTGCTGCACGACCTGCGGTGCGACGAGGGCCAGGGCTACCACATGAGCAAG